A stretch of DNA from Bosea sp. F3-2:
TCGCCGTCAACCAGCGCGACGGCGACGCAGTAGGGCACCGAGAGGCGCGCCGCCATGGTGGTGTCGACGCGCTTGCTGGAAAAATGCGATTTCACCGTCGCGTAGGTCCGTACCGTCACGGCTTTGATCTGATCGGGCCTGGGGGAATTTCCCGATACGATTTTAAGGCTCGCGCCGATGGGGCTGTGGCTCGCGAGGATGGACGGGAAATACTTGAAACCGTTATCGAGAATGGTCCACTCTGAACCCAACCCCCGCGACAGGACGTCGATCTTGGGTTCTAGGCTGTAGGCCGCCAGATATCCCTTCGGATGGCCGAAGATATCCGGCGGGCTGGTCAGCCCCATGGCGGCGGCCCGCGCGCCCAGCACGCCGTTAAAGCCGGACTTTCCGGGGTGCAGGCTCTTGGTATCGTCGCCGCTTTCGAAGAAGGTGTTGAGGCCGGCGGCCTGCGTGCCGGCCGAGCCAAAGGCCAGCCTCATCTGCACCGGATCGAGATTCATTGCCCGGCCCGCGGCGGCAGTGGCGCCGAAGGTTCCGTTCGTCGCGGTCGAATGCCAAAAGCGGTAATGCGTCGGCATCACCGCCATGCCGACGCGCGCGGTCACCTCGTAGCCCGCCACGATCGCGGTGACGAGATCGCGTCCGCTGCCGCCCATGTCCTCCGTCACGGCCAGAGCCGCCGGCATCACGACCGAGCCGATATGAGCGAGCGCGCGCTTGTGGGTATCGTCGTTGTCCGTGGCGTTAACCAGAATGCCGTTGCCGAGCGCGACGAGGGCGGGGTGTGAACGCCCGCCACCGATGACGCTCGCGCGCCCCTGCGCCCCGAAATCCTCGACGATGCGGCGGGCGAGGCCGGCTTTCCGCTCGTCCTCGCGCCAGGCGCCGACGGCGCAGCCGATCGAATCGAGCAGGAAGCGCTTGGTCTGATGCACGACCGCGGCCGGCAGGTCTTCATAGCGAAGTTTCGACGCGAAAGTCGCCAGCGGCTCGGTCACGTTCTCGATCTTGGCGTGGATCAACGTATCCTCCCTGTGTGGGGGGTCATATCTGGAGCCCGGGCCAGACTGGGACAAATGCCGATTGTGCCTATCTGACTTAACCCGACTTCCGGCCGCGCTCAGAGGAAGCCGAGCGAATAGTCAAGCGCCTCCGCGATCGTGCGGAAGTCCTTCACGATCACCTCCTGCACGGCCCGCACCGCCTTGCTGGCCGGACGGTCGATCGAAGTGGCGACGACCAGCTCCCGCTGCACTTCGGGCCGCGTCAGGCGTGCGGCCCAGAGCTGCCCGCTTTCGAGTTCCCGGGCGATGCTGGCCAGCGGCAGGATCGCGACCCCCTCGCCGCGCAAGATGAGCTCCTTGATGGCCGCGACGGAATCGAGTTCGTGCAGCGGGCGGATCTGGATGCCAGCGTCGATCGCGGCTTCCTCGATCAGCTTCCGGAGCGCGCTCATGCGCGTCGGAAGGATGACGGGAAGATCGCCGAGGGTGTGGAACGCGATTTCCCTAGCGACCGCCGGTGCCCTTGAACTGCGATCGTCGTGCCGCCCGATCACGTAGAGACGGTCTGTCGCGAGATGCGTGGCCTTGTATTTCCTCAAGTCCGAAGCCCGGCCGTTCAAGACCGCTAGATCCACCGCACCCGCGAGCAGCCAATCCTGCAGATAGCCATTGAAGCCGTCTAGCAATCGAATATGGATATGCGGGTGAAGTTCGCGGCAGCGCGTGAGCAGTCCCGGCGTGAACGCGAAGAGTGAAGGCGGAACGCCTAGGACCACGTCGCCGCTGACGGAGCCGGCGAAGCTGATGACTTCCCGCCGCGTATCCTCGACCATCTGAAAGATTTGCTGACAGCGGCCAAACAGCTGAGTCCCCGCTTCGGTGAGCGTAACGCCCCGGCCGTTGCGTTCGAACAGCGGCACCCCGAGCTCGTCCTCCAGCGCCCGTATCGTGCGGCTAATCGCTGGCTGGGTGACGTGGAGGAACGACGACGCGCGTGTGACGCTACCTAAATCCGCAACATAGTAAAAGCATCGCAGGTGCCTGATATCCATCTCACCCTCCCCAACTCGGCCCGCGAATGTCCACGATCAAACGCGCGCATGAGCCCCCGTTAGCTATCCCGTCGCACGCATGCGCCGAAAAGGGCGTGTCCCTGATTATGCCATACTGGTAAAACGCATCCAATAATAGGCAAATGCAGCCAATCTGCTCGCCAGCCTCGCATAGGGTCGCATTATGCCTGTTATGCAAAATAGGTTCTTTGCGCAAAGCCCACAAAGAGAAATACTGCGAAAATTCCGCCATATCACGGATCATTAAAGACAATAGGCGCAACACTCAGCGAGGTAAGAGAATATATTTTCACTAATCGAGCTCCATTTAAATTTAAAATCTAGAAAAAGGCCCTCGAATAGCCGCCAAAACCTCGAAAGCCAACGATAAAATTAGTACAACGGGAATGGCGGTCGCCAGCCCAAGTCATGCGGCCACAGGGAGAACCACGATGTCGAACCATCGATCTAGGCGCCATGTCCTCGCTGCCATGGCCGCATCGACAGCTGCGGTTCATGGCCTTGCCATTCCCGGCATTGCATTGGCTCAGGATAGCAAGCGGCTGCGCATCGCCGTCGGCTTCGGCCTGCCGAGCCTTCCCGTCCGCATCGCACAGCAGAATGGCTATTTCGCCGAGCAGGCCAGGAAGCTCGGCCTCTCGGATTTCAAGGTCGATATCGTGCAGCTCAGCGGGCAGAATCCGATCATCGACTCGCTCCTCTCCGGCCAGATCGACATGTGCATTTCCGGCCAGGCCGGAATGCTCATCGCCTGGGATCGCACCAGAGGCACGAGTCGCGAGATCTGCGGATTTTCAGGCATTTCGAACAATCGCTGCATGCTGATGACGGTCGATCCGCGCATCAGGTCGCTGGCCGATTTCGGCCCGAACGACAAGATCGCGATGCCTTCCACGGCGAACACGCAGGCGTTCATCCTGAAGATGGCCTGCGAGAAGCAGTTCGGCGACTCTACTCGCCTCGACAAGAGCATGATCAGCCTTCCGCATCCCGATGCGTTGAACGGGCTGCTGCGGGGCGGCATCGTCGCCGCCCATTTCGCTTCTCCACCCTACGTGCAAATCATCGCGAAGGATCCGCGGGCTCGGACGATCCTTACTTCCGGTGACGTTTTCGGAGGGCTTTCGAGCTTCGTGATCGTGGCCGGCACGCGCTCCTTCGCCGAGGCCAATCCCGACATCGTCAAGGTTTTCCTCGCCGCGCTGCAGGACGCGATCACCTTCATCGAGAATAACCCGGCGCAATCGACCGAGATTTACCTGCAAATCGAGCCGACCACTATACTTTCGAAAGCGGAATTCCAGCGGATCATCGAGGACCCGCAGGAGGGCTATTCCCTCAACACGAACGGGATCATGACCTATGCCGGTTTCATGAAGAAGACCGGCTTCCTGAGAAACGAACTGAAATCGATCGACGATTTCATGATTCCCGCCGTTCACGCGTTGAGAAACACCTGATGAGCGAGCATTTCAGTATGCCGCCAGCCCTGCTCGAGGTCGATGGCATCACGCTGCAGTACAAGACCCCGACGACGCTCGTCACGGCTTCGTATCGCGTAAGTTTCGATGTGCTGAAAGGTGATCGGTTTATCCTTCTCGGCCCCTCCGGCTGCGGCAAATCGACGATCCTCAAAGCCGTGGGCGGCTATCTCAAGCCCGTCGAAGGGACGATCCGGCTTCAGGGCAAACCGGTGACCGGCCCCGGCGCGGACCGCATGATGGTCTTCCAGGAGTTCGATCAGCTCTTGCCGTGGAAAACCGTTCTCGGCAACGTCATGTTCAGCATGGTGGAGAGCGGCAAGTTCTCCCGGGAAGAGGCGCAAAGGCGGGCTATCGCGATCATCGGGCGGGTCGGCCTGGCGAAGTTCGCCAATGTCTATCCCCATACGCTTTCCGGCGGCATGAAGCAGCGCGTCGGCATTGCGCGGGCGATGGCGCTCGAGCCCGACATGCTGCTGATGGACGAGCCCTTCGCTGCGCTCGACGCACTGACACGACGCCAGATGCAAGACGAGCTCCTACATCTCTGGCGGGATCGCAGCTTCACGATGCTGTTCGTCACGCATTCGATTGAGGAGGCGATCGTGCTGGGAACCCGCGTGCTCGTGCTCAGTCCTCATCCCGGCCAGGTGCGGGCCGAACTCGACTGCAGCCGCTTCGAGCACACCCATGTGGGCAGCCGGGAATTCCAGGAATTGCACCGCAAGATTTCCCATTTGCTGTTTGGCGACCGTGCGACCGCGGAGAATGAAGGCCTGCATGTCTGAACTCGCCATACAGCCGGGGCAACCGCGTCCCGATTTCGAGAACCCGGCGTCAGCCGTCGGGCATATCGGCAATGTGGAACAGAAACTCGGCCCGTTCGAGCTGATCTGGAACGAGGTTGGCGTTCGCCGCGGCGTGTTCATTCTCTTGCTCGCAGCGGTGTGGGAGATCTACGCGCGTTGGTTGGACAACCCCCTGTCCTTTCCACCCCTGAGCACGACCGCCGCCGTTTTCGTCAGCGATCTCGCCAGCGGCGAGCTGCCGGTCCGGCTCTGGTCGACCTTACAGGTCCTCGTCCTGGGGTACCTGACAGGGCTCGTCATCGCCACGATTCTGACCAGCGTCGCCGTGTCGTCGCGGTTCGGCACCGACGTGCTCGCGACCTTGACTGCGATGTTCAATCCTCTCCCGGCGATCGCCCTCCTGCCACTCGCTCTTATCTGGTTCGGCCTGGGCATTCCAAGCCTTGTCTTCGTCATCACTCATTCGGTGCTCTGGGCCGTCGCGTTGAACGTGCATTCGGGTTTCCTCAGCGTGAGTATGACTCAGCGCATGGTCGGCCAGAACGTCGGGTTGCGGGGTCTGCCTTATGTCATGAAACTGCTGATCCCGGCGGCATTCCCGTCCATCCTCGCCGGCCTGAAGATTGGATGGGCCTTCGCTTGGCGGACGTTGATCGCGGCGGAGCTGATATTCGGCGTATCGTCGAGCCAGGGTGGCCTCGGCTGGTACATCTTCCAGGCGAGGACCCTGCTCGACACGCCGCGGGTCTTCGCCGGACTATTGACCGTGATCCTTGTCGGCTTGCTGATCGAGGGGATAATCTTCAGGGCAATAGAGAACCGCACCGTCCGCAAGTGGGGCATGCAGAGCTGAACCCCCCCGTGCGCGAACAGCGCACGGTAGGCGTCTCGCTCCGTAACAACATTTGAGCAAATGGTTGGCCTCTCAAACGCGCCCGATCGGACCTCCGGACTGTCGTCGGGGGGTCGTCTGCAGGACGCCAACGGGGCATAGAGAAATTGATGATGAACGAATGGCTCAAGCGCTTCGCCAACCGCGCGGACGGGATGCAGGCATCAGAAATTCGCGAGCTGCTCAAGCTGCTCGACCGGCCTGACATCACGTCTTTCGCCGGCGGCATCCCCGATCCCAGCCTGTTTCCGACCGAGGCCTTCGCAGCGGCCTACAGAGATGCCTTGACGGGAACGGCGGCGGGGGCAGCGCTGCAATACTCGGTCAGCGAAGGCTATCTGCCGCTGCGGCAGTGGCTGGTCGCACATATGGGTCGACTGGGCGTCGCATGTTCAACCGACAACATCCTGATCACTTCGGGCTCGCAGCAGGCGCTGGACTATCTGGGCAAGCTCTTCATAGGCCCGCAAGACACGGTGCTGATCACGCGACCGACCTATCTCGGGGCCCTTCAGGCCTTCAGCCCCTACGAGCCGCGCTATGAATACGTGCAGCCGGAGGTGGGGAACGCCACTCCGGCGCTCTACGCCGGCGCGGCAGGCGCCTCCCGCAGCAAACTCGCATTCGCCTATCTGACGCCGGATTTTGCCAATCCCACGGGAGAGACGATCAGCCCTGCGGGGCGCACCCGTATGCTCGACCTTTGCAACGAACTCGACATGCCGCTCGTCGAGGACGCAGCATATGAAGCGCTCCGTTACGAAGGCGTGAGTCCGCCGGCCTTGCTCGCGCTCGATTGCCGGCGCAGCGGCGGCATCGACCTCGCGCGGACCATCTACTGCGGAACGTTCTCCAAGACTCTGTCGCCGGGGCTTAGGGTCGGGTGGGTCTGTGCCGCGAGACCGGTCATCCAGAAGCTTGTGCTGATGAAGCAGGCATCCGATTTGCACTCGCCTTCGATCAACCAGATCGTCATGCATGCCGTGGCCGACAAATACTATGCCGAGCACACCCGGATGCTCCGGGACGTATATCGCCGGCGCCGGGACGTCATGCTTGCCGCGCTAAACGAGCATATGCCGCCACCGGTGACGTGGACACGGCCGGATGGCGGGATGTTCGTATGGGTGCGCTTGCCGGATGGGCTCGACGGCACACGGCTTCTGGAACGCGCTATTGCCGAAGCGCGTGTCGCTTTCGTGCCGGGGAAAGCCTTCTACGCGGACGGAACGGGAACCAGCACCATCCGGCTGAGCTTCTCGCTCGCCGAGGAAACCGAGTCAAAGGCCGGGATCGAACGCCTCGCTCGCTTGGTCAGGAATGAATACGCTCGCCTGAATGCTCAAGCGTATCCCGGCTCTAGCTAATGAGAAGCGCGATCTGTTATCAATTGCCCAAGGGAATAACATGACCAAACCCCGCATCATTCGGCATTCATTAGAGATTTTTTCTGGCCCTGCTCGCAACGGCGGCGAATTCGCCGCAGAAGCTGCAGCGCGGCCCCAAGGAGCTTAGGACCAAGGGAGGCCTTCAGTACAGCCCGCCCTTCCGGTAAGGAACAGCCTGCGGTATCAGGCCAAACGGAACTATCGAACCCGAAGCCGCAGGTTACCGATCTTTGCAAAAGCCGGCGATAATTCGAAGACTTCGCTAGATTCGACCGGAGACAATATCGCGCCCGAGCAGCCGACCGGGAGGTCCAGCGGTCAGACGAGCCGGAAGAGCCGAGTGCCGTAGCCGACGAGCTCCCGCTCCGCCACCAGAACGTCCCGGACCGTACCAGCGACCTGCGCTATGATTGGTAGCAGGATTTCGCCCGCTTCCAGATAACCCACCAGCTGATCGACGGCGATCTCGTCCCCGACCTTGATCTCGGTTTCGCCGCGTTCGGGATGCGTCCCTCGAAAGAGGCCAGGCCCAGGCGCTGTCACAAAGCTCCCCGCCACTGCGAGATACGGGACCGCTACGGCCTCGGCAGCGCTCGCGATATCGACGACGAGCCGATAACGGCCGGCCGCTGTTTCGACCTCCGCCAGCTCGATCCCTCGCCTTGACATCAACGTCGCCAGCTCGGCGATTTCGGACGGCTTCATGCCGGTTGCCCTCCTGGCTGCAATTGGGTGCGCTTCTCTAGCTTCACGATCTGCGCGAGCCGGTCGAGGTAGTCCGCTGCGCGATAAAAGCACCGCGCTTCCTCCCAGGAGACCTGGACGAAGCGTAGCTTCCCCCGAGCCGGCCCGCGCCGGCATGGTCCACCATGGCGGCCCCAGGCGGCCGCCGAGCATCGCGCCACCATCCGCGAACAGGAGCTTGAAGGGCGGCAGTCGAGATCTCGATGCCCTCGGCATCGGCCCTCGCACAGAAAGGCCGTCTCGCCCATCCAGCTGATCCTAGGATGGTCGGCAGCGGCACTCATGACGCACTTGCCTTCTTGCGGTCTTCCAGGAAATGGATCGAAACGCCGCCGGCCGTGAATTGCGGGTCGGTCAGCAATTCGCGGTGTAGCGGCACATTAGTCCTGATGCCCTCAACGACGATCTCGGACAAGGCCCCCTGCATGCGGGCGATGGCTTCGGCGCGTGTCGGGCCATGAGTGATGGCCTTGGCAATCATAGAATCGTAGTTGGGCGGCACGACATAGCCGGACGCGAGATGGGAATCGACGCGAACGCCCGGTCCGCCGGGCGCGTGCCAGAACGTCACCCGGCCCGCCGACGGCATGAAGCTATCGGGGTCCTCGGCATTGATCCGGCACTCGATCGCATGGCCGAATATCCGGATGTCCTGCTGCCCAAGCGGCAGCGCCTCGCCCCGCGCTACCCGCAATTGCAACTCGACGATGTCGAGACCGCTGACCATCTCCGTCACGGTATGTTCGACCTGCAGGCGCGTATTCATCTCGATGAAATACAGCTCTCCGTTCTCGTAGAGGAACTCGAACGTTCCCGCTCCGCGATAGCCGATCGATCGGCAAGCGGCGACGCAGCTCTCGCCGACGCGCGCGAGCAGGTCGCGTGGGACCCCGAATGCCGGCGCCTCCTCAATGATCTTCTGATGCCGGCGCTGCACCGAACAGTCCCGTTCGCCGATCCAGACGCAATTGCCGTGGCCGTCCGCCACGATCTGAATTTCGATATGGCGGGGCGTCTGTAGAAACCGCTCGAGGTAGACGGTCGGATTGCCGAAGGCCCGACCGGCTTCCTCACGCGTCATGGAAATCGCCGATATCAGCTCGCTTTCCTCGTGCACAATCCGCATGCCGCGCCCGCCGCCGCCGCCCGCCGCCTTGACGATGATCGGAAAGCCGACCTCCCGGGCGATCGAAAGGCTCGACTCATTCGCCTCCAGCCCCCCCTCGTAGCCGGGAACGCAGGGAACGCCGGCTGCGATCATTGCCCGCTTGGCGGAGATCTTGTCGCCCATGAGGCGGATGGCAGAGGCCGGCGGGCCGACGAAGACGAGCCCCTGCTCCTCGACGAGCTCGGCGAAATCCGCATTCTCGGACAAGAAGCCGTAGCCCGGATGGATCGCCTGCGCACCGGATGCCCGCGCCGCGACGACCAAGGCCTGCTTGTTGAGATAGCTTCCCGCAGAGGGAGCGGGGCCGACGCAGACGGCCGCATCCGCCAGGCGGACATAGGGCGCGCCGGCGTCGGCCTCGGAGAAGGCCTGGACGCAGCGCAGTCCGAGCTTACGGCAACCACGCTGGATGCGCAGCGCGATCTCGCCGCGATTGGCGATGAGGACGGTGTCGAACATGATTGCTTCCGGTACCGGTTCACTCGATCTCGAAGAGCGGCTGGCCCTCTTCGACGGGCTCGCCATCGGCCTTGAGGATGCGCCGCACCCGCCCGGCCTTCTCCGCCGGGATCTTACAGAGTGTCTTCATAGCCTCGATCAAACCCAGCGTCTGGCCCGGCTCGACCGCATCGCCTTCGGACACGAACGGCTTCTCTCCGGGAGCCTGCGCCCGGAAGAAGGTGCCGTACATCGGCGAGGAGACGATGCTCGCCGAAGACGTACTCGCGCCGCCGCCGGACCCTGTGCCGGAAACCTGCGCCGTCGGAACCGGAGGAGCCGGGCTTCTGACCGGCGGCACAGCCACGGGCGAAGATCGCCCGGCCGGCGCCGCCGTCGAAGCTCGTTTCACCAACCTGACACGGCCCTCGGCGTCCTCTACTTCCAGCTCCAGCAGCGGAGAGGCGGCGAAGAGATCGGCGAGCGCGGCGATACGCTTCAGTTCCATATCGGCTCCCGGTCAGGCGACTTGCGCTGGTGCGACCGCACGAAACTTTCGACGGAGATGCCGGCCGCCTCGTGCCGGTCGCGAACGCAGCGCGCGACCGCGACGGCATCGCTGGAATCTCCGTCCACGGAGATCGTGTCGATCGGGCTGCCGCTTGCCCTCGATAGCGGCGTGGGCGACATAGTCGCCGACGCCCTCGGCTAGATCGGAATTTAAATCGACTTTCGGCATGGAACTCCCTCCCGGCCGCGGATTTCAGATACCCAGATAGGCGCGGCGCACATCCGGATTGTCGCGGATTTCCGCGGGGGTGCCGGCGCGCGTGATCTTGCCGGTCTGCAGGACCTTGGCCCGGTCGGTGATAGCGAGGCTCTCCGCGAGTGAAAAGTGGTTCTGGACTGGAGTATAGCGATCTTTTTTCCTACAAAATCATTCCTTCAAGCGATGAAATTGGCTTGGGATTTCGCAGATGCGAGCGGGATGCGCCTCTGCCATTGCCTTCAACCGCGTTCTGGAGCCCATGGGAGGTAAGAAGGCTATGCGAACTCGCCTTCCGAACCAGCGGCAACGTCAGCGATAGAGGCCGATGGAGCCTTTCCGCGCCGTGATGGTCACCAGCTCCATTAAAGGCGCCGCCGCCTGCTCTTTACTGCCAACCCACGATTAGCCGCATCGTTTTCCACACCAAAAAGAACGTTAGGGCTGGCGCTTTTTTTCACGCCCACGAGCAGCCTCCTCCAGCATCCGCGCTGAGCATGACAACGCCAATCCCGCCCGCAATTCGGCGGCAACTCGCCCCAAGCGATCCAGATCTAGATCCTGCATTTTTTAAGAGTGCCGGGACATCATGGATGCCAGCCCATGACGCGGATCAACTAAGCTTCGATTACGTATGTACCTTTCGATGCGCTACCTGAAGCCATGCCACGGCTGCCTCAACGATCGGATGGTAGCGCCGCTCACTCCATACCGCTGCGGCGGTCACGACCGTGACCCTCTCCTTCAAGGGGCGGATCGCCACGTTGGGCGGGGCTAGCTTCCGCATCGAGGCCGGAACAAGCGCCAATCCCTGCCCGCAGCTGACATAAGCAAGTTGGGACGTGAGCGAGCGCACCTCGTGGAAAATGC
This window harbors:
- a CDS encoding MmgE/PrpD family protein, whose product is MIHAKIENVTEPLATFASKLRYEDLPAAVVHQTKRFLLDSIGCAVGAWREDERKAGLARRIVEDFGAQGRASVIGGGRSHPALVALGNGILVNATDNDDTHKRALAHIGSVVMPAALAVTEDMGGSGRDLVTAIVAGYEVTARVGMAVMPTHYRFWHSTATNGTFGATAAAGRAMNLDPVQMRLAFGSAGTQAAGLNTFFESGDDTKSLHPGKSGFNGVLGARAAAMGLTSPPDIFGHPKGYLAAYSLEPKIDVLSRGLGSEWTILDNGFKYFPSILASHSPIGASLKIVSGNSPRPDQIKAVTVRTYATVKSHFSSKRVDTTMAARLSVPYCVAVALVDGEVGQAQFKEDRYRDPLVRALMEKVEIVADDELTKLYPEKFPAQLTVEMEDGSVHRSEMYYPKGDPSNALTDDEIRRKFEDNAAGVLEASTSRAILDLIDDLPNLPNLAGLGGHLRARS
- a CDS encoding LysR family transcriptional regulator, encoding MDIRHLRCFYYVADLGSVTRASSFLHVTQPAISRTIRALEDELGVPLFERNGRGVTLTEAGTQLFGRCQQIFQMVEDTRREVISFAGSVSGDVVLGVPPSLFAFTPGLLTRCRELHPHIHIRLLDGFNGYLQDWLLAGAVDLAVLNGRASDLRKYKATHLATDRLYVIGRHDDRSSRAPAVAREIAFHTLGDLPVILPTRMSALRKLIEEAAIDAGIQIRPLHELDSVAAIKELILRGEGVAILPLASIARELESGQLWAARLTRPEVQRELVVATSIDRPASKAVRAVQEVIVKDFRTIAEALDYSLGFL
- a CDS encoding ABC transporter substrate-binding protein, whose amino-acid sequence is MSNHRSRRHVLAAMAASTAAVHGLAIPGIALAQDSKRLRIAVGFGLPSLPVRIAQQNGYFAEQARKLGLSDFKVDIVQLSGQNPIIDSLLSGQIDMCISGQAGMLIAWDRTRGTSREICGFSGISNNRCMLMTVDPRIRSLADFGPNDKIAMPSTANTQAFILKMACEKQFGDSTRLDKSMISLPHPDALNGLLRGGIVAAHFASPPYVQIIAKDPRARTILTSGDVFGGLSSFVIVAGTRSFAEANPDIVKVFLAALQDAITFIENNPAQSTEIYLQIEPTTILSKAEFQRIIEDPQEGYSLNTNGIMTYAGFMKKTGFLRNELKSIDDFMIPAVHALRNT
- a CDS encoding ABC transporter ATP-binding protein; the protein is MSEHFSMPPALLEVDGITLQYKTPTTLVTASYRVSFDVLKGDRFILLGPSGCGKSTILKAVGGYLKPVEGTIRLQGKPVTGPGADRMMVFQEFDQLLPWKTVLGNVMFSMVESGKFSREEAQRRAIAIIGRVGLAKFANVYPHTLSGGMKQRVGIARAMALEPDMLLMDEPFAALDALTRRQMQDELLHLWRDRSFTMLFVTHSIEEAIVLGTRVLVLSPHPGQVRAELDCSRFEHTHVGSREFQELHRKISHLLFGDRATAENEGLHV
- a CDS encoding ABC transporter permease; translated protein: MSELAIQPGQPRPDFENPASAVGHIGNVEQKLGPFELIWNEVGVRRGVFILLLAAVWEIYARWLDNPLSFPPLSTTAAVFVSDLASGELPVRLWSTLQVLVLGYLTGLVIATILTSVAVSSRFGTDVLATLTAMFNPLPAIALLPLALIWFGLGIPSLVFVITHSVLWAVALNVHSGFLSVSMTQRMVGQNVGLRGLPYVMKLLIPAAFPSILAGLKIGWAFAWRTLIAAELIFGVSSSQGGLGWYIFQARTLLDTPRVFAGLLTVILVGLLIEGIIFRAIENRTVRKWGMQS
- a CDS encoding PLP-dependent aminotransferase family protein, with protein sequence MNEWLKRFANRADGMQASEIRELLKLLDRPDITSFAGGIPDPSLFPTEAFAAAYRDALTGTAAGAALQYSVSEGYLPLRQWLVAHMGRLGVACSTDNILITSGSQQALDYLGKLFIGPQDTVLITRPTYLGALQAFSPYEPRYEYVQPEVGNATPALYAGAAGASRSKLAFAYLTPDFANPTGETISPAGRTRMLDLCNELDMPLVEDAAYEALRYEGVSPPALLALDCRRSGGIDLARTIYCGTFSKTLSPGLRVGWVCAARPVIQKLVLMKQASDLHSPSINQIVMHAVADKYYAEHTRMLRDVYRRRRDVMLAALNEHMPPPVTWTRPDGGMFVWVRLPDGLDGTRLLERAIAEARVAFVPGKAFYADGTGTSTIRLSFSLAEETESKAGIERLARLVRNEYARLNAQAYPGSS
- a CDS encoding acetyl-CoA carboxylase biotin carboxyl carrier protein subunit, whose translation is MKPSEIAELATLMSRRGIELAEVETAAGRYRLVVDIASAAEAVAVPYLAVAGSFVTAPGPGLFRGTHPERGETEIKVGDEIAVDQLVGYLEAGEILLPIIAQVAGTVRDVLVAERELVGYGTRLFRLV
- the accC gene encoding acetyl-CoA carboxylase biotin carboxylase subunit; translated protein: MFDTVLIANRGEIALRIQRGCRKLGLRCVQAFSEADAGAPYVRLADAAVCVGPAPSAGSYLNKQALVVAARASGAQAIHPGYGFLSENADFAELVEEQGLVFVGPPASAIRLMGDKISAKRAMIAAGVPCVPGYEGGLEANESSLSIAREVGFPIIVKAAGGGGGRGMRIVHEESELISAISMTREEAGRAFGNPTVYLERFLQTPRHIEIQIVADGHGNCVWIGERDCSVQRRHQKIIEEAPAFGVPRDLLARVGESCVAACRSIGYRGAGTFEFLYENGELYFIEMNTRLQVEHTVTEMVSGLDIVELQLRVARGEALPLGQQDIRIFGHAIECRINAEDPDSFMPSAGRVTFWHAPGGPGVRVDSHLASGYVVPPNYDSMIAKAITHGPTRAEAIARMQGALSEIVVEGIRTNVPLHRELLTDPQFTAGGVSIHFLEDRKKASAS
- a CDS encoding biotin/lipoyl-containing protein, which codes for MELKRIAALADLFAASPLLELEVEDAEGRVRLVKRASTAAPAGRSSPVAVPPVRSPAPPVPTAQVSGTGSGGGASTSSASIVSSPMYGTFFRAQAPGEKPFVSEGDAVEPGQTLGLIEAMKTLCKIPAEKAGRVRRILKADGEPVEEGQPLFEIE